In a single window of the Diospyros lotus cultivar Yz01 chromosome 10, ASM1463336v1, whole genome shotgun sequence genome:
- the LOC127812105 gene encoding uncharacterized protein LOC127812105 encodes MEGIEHKTIAVNGLNIHVAEKGRGPVVLFLHGFPELWYSWRHQILFLASHGYRAVAPDLRGFGDTTGAPVNDAAKFTVLHTVGDVVALLDAIAPHEEKVFVVGHDWGAYIAWHLCLFRPEKVRALVNLSVHFLARHPTAKFVETFRHFYGDDHYICRFQEPGEIEAEFAKIGPRRVVKKFLTYRNPEPFRFPKGKGFGDSPDDPVILPSWLSEEDADYYASKFEQTGFTGGINYYRASDLNWELTAPWAGAQVKVPAKFIVGDLDLVYHIPGAKDYIHNGGFQKDVPQLDEVVVMEDAAHFINQEKPDEINKHILEFVSKF; translated from the exons atggAGGGAATAGAGCACAAGACGATTGCCGTCAATGGCCTCAACATCCACGTGGCGGAGAAGGGCCGAGGCCCGGTGGTGCTCTTCCTCCATGGCTTCCCGGAGCTCTGGTACTCCTGGCGCCACCAAATCCTCTTCTTGGCCTCCCACGGCTACCGCGCCGTCGCCCCCGACCTCCGCGGCTTCGGCGACACCACCGGCGCCCCCGTCAACGACGCCGCCAAGTTCACCGTCCTGCACACGGTGGGCGACGTCGTGGCGCTCCTTGACGCCATTGCGCCGCATGAAGAGAAGGTGTTTGTTGTGGGACATGACTGGGGAGCCTATATTGCTTGGCACTTGTGCTTGTTTAGGCCTGAGAAAGTCAGGGCTTTGGTGAACTTGAGCGTCCATTTCTTAGCAAGGCACCCCACAGCAAAGTTTGTAGAAACATTCAGACATTTCTATGGCGATGATCACTATATCTGCAGATTCCAG gAACCTGGAGAAATTGAAGCTGAGTTTGCAAAGATTGGTCCTAGAAGGGTCGTCAAAAAGTTCCTGACATACCGGAACCCAGAGCCATTTCGTTTCCCTAAAGGTAAAGGATTTGGAGATTCACCTGATGATCCAGTCATCTTGCCCTCTTGGTTATCAGAAGAAGATGCTGATTACTATGCTAGCAAGTTTGAACAAACTGGCTTCACTGGTGGAATTAACTACTATCGGGCATCTGATTT AAACTGGGAACTCACAGCTCCATGGGCAGGGGCCCAAGTAAAGGTGCCGGCGAAGTTCATTGTGGGTGATCTAGACTTGGTTTATCACATCCCAGGAGCCAAGGACTACATCCACAATGGTGGTTTCCAGAAGGATGTGCCCCAACTGGATGAAGTCGTTGTCATGGAAGACGCAGCACACTTCATCAACCAAGAGAAGCCTGACGAGATCAACAAACACATTCTTGAGTTTGTCAGCAAGTTCTGA
- the LOC127812103 gene encoding uncharacterized protein LOC127812103 — protein MEGIEHKTIAVNGLNIHVAEKGRGPVVLFLHGFPELWYSWRHQILFMASHGYRAVAPDLRGYGDTTGAPASDAAKFTVLHVVGDVVALIDAIAPDEEKVFVVGHDWGAQIAWYLCLFRPEKVRALVNLSVHFVPRHPTGKIVEIFRNLYGDDHYICRFQEPGEIEAEFANIGFKRIVTNFLTYRKTEPFHLPKGKGFGDSPDDPVILPSWLSEEDIDYYASKFEQAGFTGGINYYRVFDLNWELTALWAGAQVKVPVKFIVGDLDMSYNLPGAKDYIHNGGFQKDVPQLDEVVVLEGAAHYINQEKPDDINKHILEYVHRKQTSS, from the exons ATGGAAGGGATAGAGCACAAGACGATCGCCGTCAACGGCCTCAACATCCACGTGGCGGAGAAGGGCCGAGGCCCGGTGGTGCTCTTCCTCCACGGCTTCCCGGAGCTCTGGTACTCCTGGCGCCACCAAATCCTCTTCATGGCCTCCCACGGCTACCGCGCCGTCGCCCCCGACCTCCGCGGCTACGGCGACACCACCGGCGCCCCCGCCAGCGACGCCGCCAAGTTCACCGTCCTGCACGTGGTGGGCGACGTCGTGGCGCTCATTGACGCCATTGCTCCGGATGAAGAAAAGGTGTTCGTTGTTGGGCATGACTGGGGGGCACAAATTGCTTGGTACTTGTGCTTGTTTAGGCCTGAGAAAGTCAGGGCTTTGGTGAATTTGAGTGTCCATTTCGTTCCCAGGCACCCAACAGGAAAGATTGTAGAAATATTCAGAAACTTATATGGTGATGATCACTATATCTGCAGATTTCAG GAACCTGGAGAAATTGAAGCTGAGTTTGCaaatattggttttaaaagaattGTCACAAATTTCCTGACATACCGGAAGACAGAGCCATTTCATCTTCCTAAAGGTAAAGGATTTGGAGATTCACCTGATGATCCAGTAATCTTGCCCTCTTGGTTATCAGAAGAAGATATTGATTACTATGCTAGCAAGTTTGAGCAGGCTGGCTTCACTGGTGGAATTAACTACTACAGGGTTTTTGATCT AAACTGGGAACTGACAGCTCTGTGGGCAGGGGCCCAAGTGAAAGTGCCAGTGAAGTTCATTGTGGGTGATTTAGACATGAGCTATAACCTCCCAGGAGCCAAGGATTACATCCACAATGGTGGTTTCCAGAAGGATGTGCCCCAGTTGGATGAAGTTGTTGTCTTGGAAGGTGCAGCACACTACATCAACCAAGAGAAGCCTGATgacattaacaaacacattctTGAGTATGTCCACAG GAAACAAACAAGCTCTTGA
- the LOC127812106 gene encoding uncharacterized protein LOC127812106 → MEGIEHKTIAVNGLNIHVAEKGRGPVVLFLHGFPELWYSWRHQILFLASHGYRAVAPDLRGFGDTTGAPVNDAAKFTVLHTVGDVVALLDAIAPHEEKVFVVGHDWGAYIAWHLCLFRPEKVRALVNLSVHFFARHPTAKFVETFRHFYGDDHYICRFQEPGEIEAEFAKIGLRRVVKKFLTYRNPEPFRFPKGKGFGDSHDDPVILPSWLSEEDADYYASKFEQTGITGGINYYRAFDLNWELTAPWAGAQVKVPAKFIVGDLDLVYHIPGAKDYIHNGGFQKDVPQLDEVVVMEGAAHFINQEKPDEINKHILEFVSKF, encoded by the exons atggAGGGAATAGAGCACAAGACGATTGCCGTCAATGGCCTCAACATCCACGTGGCGGAGAAGGGCCGAGGCCCGGTGGTGCTCTTCCTCCATGGCTTCCCGGAGCTCTGGTACTCCTGGCGCCACCAAATCCTCTTCTTGGCCTCCCACGGCTACCGCGCCGTCGCCCCCGACCTCCGCGGCTTCGGCGACACCACCGGCGCCCCCGTCAACGACGCCGCCAAGTTCACAGTCCTACACACGGTGGGCGACGTCGTGGCGCTCCTTGACGCCATTGCGCCTCATGAAGAGAAGGTGTTTGTTGTGGGACATGACTGGGGAGCCTATATTGCTTGGCACTTGTGCTTGTTTAGGCCTGAGAAAGTCAGGGCTTTGGTGAACTTGAGCGTCCATTTCTTCGCAAGGCACCCCACAGCAAAGTTTGTAGAAACATTCAGACATTTCTATGGCGATGATCACTATATCTGCAGATTCCAG GAACCTGGAGAAATTGAAGCTGAGTTTGCAAAGATTGGTCTTAGAAGAGTCGTCAAAAAGTTCCTGACATACCGGAACCCAGAGCCATTTCGTTTCCCTAAAGGTAAAGGATTTGGAGATTCACATGATGATCCAGTCATCTTGCCCTCTTGGTTATCAGAAGAAGATGCTGATTACTATGCTAGCAAGTTTGAGCAAACTGGCATCACTGGTGGAATTAACTACTATCGGGCATTTGATTT AAACTGGGAACTCACAGCTCCATGGGCAGGGGCCCAAGTAAAGGTGCCGGCGAAGTTCATTGTGGGTGATCTAGACTTGGTTTATCACATCCCAGGAGCCAAGGACTACATCCACAATGGTGGTTTCCAGAAGGATGTGCCCCAACTGGATGAAGTCGTTGTCATGGAAGGCGCAGCACACTTCATCAACCAAGAGAAGCCTGATGAGATCAACAAACACATTCTTGAGTTTGTCAGCAAGTTCTGA